A DNA window from Pseudomonas tohonis contains the following coding sequences:
- a CDS encoding EAL domain-containing protein, with protein MARLPAILLLCLAFWAAPSGAFTLTQEEQAWLQDHPVLRMGIDASWPPFEFRDSQGRHQGLAADYVKLIQDRLGVRLEPVEPRNWGEVLEQARNGQLDLLPGVMSTPERQQYLSFTRPYLDFPIVILARDGGPQPKSLGELYGLKIAVVEDYAPHELLRSGNPDLNLLPLPSVAASLQALATGQADAFVGDLASSVWSLRQLRLEGLYISGETPYRYQLAMATPRGDTPLIGILDKVFADISTAQVEAIQDRWVGGVIDRRPVWTTLIAYGLPALLLIGLALVFVLRINRRLSGEMSRRALLEDELRTSEQHYRGLVESLNAIAWEMRLDEHRFTYVSPHAERLLGYPLADWLEPGFWQRTLHPEDAQRAEYFCNEEVAAGRDHSFDYRMLAADGRVLWIRDIVTLDPQGDSQIIRGLMIDITEAKDTEHALRLSQQKFASVFHNCPDVIALARRQDGRLLDVNRTFEQQTGVSAAQAIGRTATELGIWGTPDMGPGLLQRLQSESLHNLEMTFRRQNGENFTGLISAQPTDLDGIPALIVVVRDITLVKETQQQLKISEEKFARAFHASPDGLLITRLADGRLIEANEGFTRITGYTAREAADRSTLELGIWANPEDRQQMVRVISDQGSLRNFTAPVRTKGGSIRLCELTAQPLPINGEACVLTIARDITERQHMQEKLLQAATVFESTAEGVMITDTEQRITAVNRAFTEITGYSEAEALGQSPRLLASGQHDSAFYAAMWHQLAADGHWQGEIWNRRKNGEPYPEWLTISAVRNRDDQITHFVGVFADISTLKHAQDRLDYQAHHDPLTGLPNRILFESRLQAALLDATTDAQQGAVLFIDLDRFKHINDSLGHPVGDLLLKSIAARLKDQLRDIDTVARLGGDEFIILLPGLHNAVDAEHVANKLLACFSAPFEADDHEFFTSASIGISLYPEHGNDVATVVKNADAAMYRAKSKGRNRIEFYTRDLTFQANERMALENELRRALERGELSLYYQPKLCLQNRRLIGAEALIRWHHPLFGEISPERFIPLAEENGLILPLGDWVLAEACRQMREWQDRHAPFGPLSVNLAGAQLRQPQLVERIDRLLQDTGVVPCHLQLEITEGFIMSQAEEALAVLHALKALGVQLAIDDFGTGYSSLSYLKRLPLDIIKIDKSFVRGLPDDLEDAAIARAIIALGRSMQLTVIAEGVETHAQEAFLTAEGCEQIQGYVVSRPLPADVFARQFLDPCQPVGAQEKAPV; from the coding sequence ATGGCGCGTCTGCCTGCCATTCTCCTGCTGTGTCTGGCGTTCTGGGCGGCCCCGTCCGGAGCGTTCACCCTCACGCAGGAAGAACAGGCATGGCTGCAGGACCACCCCGTCCTGCGCATGGGCATCGACGCCTCCTGGCCCCCCTTCGAATTCCGCGACAGCCAGGGCCGCCACCAGGGCCTCGCCGCCGACTACGTCAAGCTGATCCAGGACCGCCTGGGCGTGCGCCTAGAACCGGTGGAGCCCCGCAACTGGGGTGAAGTGCTGGAGCAGGCCCGCAATGGCCAGCTCGACCTGCTGCCCGGCGTCATGTCCACCCCCGAACGCCAGCAGTACCTCAGCTTCACCCGCCCCTACCTCGACTTCCCCATCGTCATCCTCGCCCGCGACGGCGGCCCGCAGCCCAAGTCACTCGGCGAGCTCTACGGCCTCAAGATCGCCGTGGTCGAGGACTACGCCCCCCACGAGCTGCTGCGCAGCGGCAATCCCGACCTCAACCTCCTGCCCCTGCCCAGCGTCGCCGCCAGCCTCCAGGCGCTGGCCACCGGCCAGGCCGACGCCTTCGTCGGCGACCTCGCCTCCAGCGTCTGGAGCCTGCGCCAGCTCAGGCTTGAAGGCCTCTACATCAGCGGCGAGACGCCCTACCGCTACCAGCTCGCCATGGCCACGCCGCGTGGCGACACCCCACTGATCGGCATCCTCGACAAGGTCTTCGCCGACATCAGCACCGCCCAGGTCGAAGCCATCCAGGACCGCTGGGTCGGTGGCGTCATCGACCGTCGCCCGGTCTGGACCACCCTCATCGCCTACGGCCTCCCCGCCCTGCTGCTGATCGGCCTCGCCCTGGTCTTCGTCCTGCGCATCAACCGCCGCCTCAGCGGCGAAATGTCACGCCGCGCCCTGCTCGAAGACGAACTGCGCACCAGCGAGCAGCACTACCGCGGCCTGGTCGAAAGCCTCAACGCCATCGCCTGGGAAATGCGCCTCGACGAACACCGCTTCACCTACGTCTCGCCCCACGCCGAACGCCTGCTCGGCTACCCCCTGGCGGACTGGCTCGAGCCCGGCTTCTGGCAGCGCACCCTCCACCCCGAAGACGCCCAGCGCGCCGAATACTTCTGCAACGAGGAAGTCGCCGCCGGGCGCGACCACAGCTTCGACTACCGCATGCTCGCCGCCGACGGCCGCGTCCTGTGGATCCGCGACATCGTCACCCTCGACCCCCAGGGCGACAGCCAGATCATCCGCGGCCTGATGATCGACATCACCGAAGCCAAGGACACCGAACACGCCCTGCGCCTCTCCCAGCAGAAATTCGCCTCCGTGTTCCACAACTGCCCCGACGTCATCGCCCTCGCCCGCCGCCAGGACGGCCGCCTGCTCGACGTCAACCGCACCTTCGAGCAACAGACCGGCGTCAGCGCCGCCCAGGCCATCGGCCGCACCGCCACCGAACTGGGCATCTGGGGCACCCCCGACATGGGTCCCGGCCTCCTCCAGCGCCTGCAGAGCGAAAGCCTGCACAACCTGGAAATGACCTTCCGCCGGCAGAACGGCGAAAACTTCACCGGCCTCATCTCCGCGCAACCCACCGACCTCGACGGCATCCCCGCCCTCATCGTCGTCGTGCGCGACATCACCCTCGTCAAGGAAACCCAGCAGCAACTGAAGATCTCCGAAGAGAAATTCGCCCGCGCCTTCCACGCCTCCCCCGACGGCCTGCTCATCACCCGCCTGGCCGACGGCAGGCTCATCGAAGCCAACGAAGGCTTCACCCGCATCACCGGCTACACCGCCCGCGAAGCCGCCGACCGCTCCACCCTCGAACTCGGCATCTGGGCCAACCCCGAAGACCGCCAGCAAATGGTCCGCGTCATCAGCGACCAGGGCAGCCTGCGCAACTTCACCGCCCCGGTACGCACCAAGGGTGGCAGCATCCGCCTCTGCGAACTCACCGCCCAGCCCCTCCCCATCAACGGCGAAGCCTGCGTCCTCACCATCGCCCGCGACATCACCGAGCGCCAGCACATGCAGGAAAAGCTCCTGCAGGCCGCCACCGTCTTCGAAAGCACCGCCGAAGGCGTGATGATCACCGACACCGAACAACGCATCACCGCCGTCAACCGCGCCTTCACCGAAATCACCGGCTACAGCGAAGCCGAAGCCCTCGGCCAATCACCGCGCCTGCTCGCCTCCGGCCAGCACGACAGCGCCTTCTACGCCGCCATGTGGCACCAGCTCGCCGCCGACGGCCACTGGCAGGGCGAAATCTGGAACCGCCGCAAGAACGGCGAACCCTATCCCGAGTGGCTGACCATCAGTGCCGTACGCAACCGCGACGACCAGATCACCCACTTCGTAGGCGTCTTCGCCGACATCTCCACCCTCAAGCACGCCCAGGACCGCCTCGACTACCAGGCCCACCACGACCCCCTCACCGGGCTGCCCAACCGCATCCTCTTCGAAAGCCGCCTGCAGGCCGCCCTGCTCGACGCCACCACCGACGCCCAGCAGGGCGCCGTACTGTTCATCGACCTCGACCGCTTCAAACACATCAACGACAGCCTCGGCCACCCGGTCGGCGACCTCCTGCTCAAAAGCATCGCCGCCCGCCTCAAGGACCAGCTGCGCGACATCGACACCGTCGCCCGCCTCGGCGGTGACGAATTCATCATCCTCCTGCCCGGCCTGCACAACGCCGTCGACGCCGAACACGTCGCCAACAAACTGCTCGCCTGCTTCAGCGCCCCCTTCGAGGCCGACGACCACGAATTCTTCACCAGCGCCAGCATCGGCATCAGCCTCTACCCCGAACACGGCAACGACGTCGCCACCGTCGTCAAGAACGCCGACGCCGCCATGTACCGCGCCAAATCCAAGGGCCGCAACCGCATCGAGTTCTACACCCGCGACCTCACCTTCCAGGCCAACGAACGCATGGCCCTGGAGAACGAACTGCGTCGCGCCCTCGAACGCGGCGAACTCAGCCTCTACTACCAACCCAAGCTGTGCCTGCAGAACCGCCGCCTGATCGGCGCCGAAGCCCTGATCCGCTGGCACCACCCCCTGTTCGGCGAAATCTCCCCCGAGCGCTTCATCCCCCTCGCCGAAGAGAACGGCCTCATCCTCCCCCTGGGCGACTGGGTCCTCGCCGAAGCCTGCCGGCAGATGCGCGAATGGCAGGACCGCCACGCCCCCTTCGGCCCGCTCTCCGTCAACCTCGCCGGCGCCCAGCTGCGCCAGCCGCAACTGGTCGAGCGCATCGACCGCCTGCTGCAGGACACAGGCGTCGTCCCCTGCCACCTGCAACTGGAAATCACCGAAGGCTTCATCATGAGCCAGGCCGAAGAAGCCCTCGCCGTGCTCCACGCCCTCAAGGCGCTCGGCGTGCAACTGGCCATCGACGACTTCGGCACCGGCTACTCCTCCCTCAGCTACCTCAAGCGCCTGCCGCTGGACATCATCAAGATCGACAAATCCTTCGTCCGCGGCCTGCCCGACGACCTCGAAGACGCCGCCATCGCCCGCGCCATCATCGCCCTGGGCCGCAGCATGCAACTCACCGTCATCGCCGAAGGCGTCGAAACCCACGCCCAGGAAGCCTTCCTCACCGCCGAAGGCTGCGAACAGATCCAGGGCTACGTCGTCAGCCGCCCCCTGCCCGCCGACGTTTTCGCCCGGCAATTCCTCGATCCGTGTCAACCCGTTGGCGCTCAGGAAAAGGCGCCGGTATAA
- the rpoD gene encoding RNA polymerase sigma factor RpoD: protein MSGKAQQQSRLKELIARGREQGYLTYAEVNDHLPEDISDPEQVEDIIRMINDMGINVFESAPDADALLLAEADTDEAAAEEAAAALAAVETDIGRTTDPVRMYMREMGTVELLTREGEIEIAKRIEEGIREVMSAIAHFPGTVDSILAEYHRVTTEGGRLSDVLAGYIDPDDGSLPAEEVEPVDLKDDSAAKEKDEDEEEEGDGDDTEEEGDGGPDPEEALRRFTAVSDQLEKARKALKKHGRSSKQAIDELQGLAELFMPIKLVPKQFDALVDRVRDALDRVRAQERAIMQLCVRDARMPRADFLRLFPGNEVDLTWVEGLAKGKAKYAEALGKLVEDVKRNQQKLIDLEKEVDLKVAEIKDVNRRMSIGEAKARRAKKEMVEANLRLVISIAKKYTNRGLQFLDLIQEGNIGLMKAVDKFEYRRGYKFSTYATWWIRQAITRSIADQARTIRIPVHMIETINKLNRISRQMLQEMGREPTPEELGERMEMPEDKIRKVLKIAKEPISMETPIGDDEDSHLGDFIEDSTMQSPIDVATVESLKEATREVLAGLTAREAKVLRMRFGIDMNTDHTLEEVGKQFDVTRERIRQIEAKALRKLRHPSRSEHLRSFLDE from the coding sequence ATGTCCGGAAAAGCGCAACAGCAGTCTCGCCTCAAAGAGTTGATCGCCCGTGGTCGTGAGCAGGGTTACCTGACTTACGCGGAGGTCAATGACCACCTGCCGGAGGATATTTCCGATCCGGAACAGGTGGAAGACATCATCCGCATGATCAACGACATGGGGATCAACGTATTCGAGAGTGCCCCGGATGCGGATGCCCTGTTGTTGGCCGAAGCCGACACCGACGAAGCTGCCGCGGAAGAAGCCGCTGCCGCTCTCGCCGCGGTCGAGACCGACATCGGCCGGACCACCGACCCGGTGCGCATGTACATGCGCGAAATGGGGACCGTGGAGCTGCTGACCCGCGAAGGCGAGATCGAAATCGCCAAGCGCATCGAGGAAGGCATCCGCGAAGTGATGAGCGCGATCGCCCACTTCCCCGGTACCGTCGACAGCATCCTTGCCGAATACCACCGTGTCACCACCGAAGGCGGTCGTCTCTCCGACGTCCTCGCCGGTTACATCGACCCTGACGACGGCAGCCTGCCGGCCGAAGAAGTCGAGCCTGTCGACCTGAAGGACGACAGCGCCGCGAAGGAAAAGGACGAGGACGAAGAAGAGGAAGGCGACGGCGACGACACCGAGGAAGAAGGTGACGGCGGCCCGGACCCGGAAGAAGCGCTGCGTCGCTTCACCGCCGTATCCGACCAGCTCGAGAAAGCCCGCAAGGCCCTGAAGAAGCACGGCCGCAGCAGCAAGCAGGCGATCGACGAGCTGCAAGGCCTGGCCGAACTCTTCATGCCCATCAAGCTGGTGCCGAAGCAGTTCGACGCCCTGGTCGACCGCGTCCGTGACGCCCTCGACCGCGTCCGCGCCCAAGAACGCGCCATCATGCAGCTCTGCGTGCGTGATGCCCGCATGCCGCGTGCCGACTTCCTGCGCCTGTTCCCGGGCAACGAAGTCGACCTGACCTGGGTCGAAGGCCTCGCCAAGGGCAAGGCCAAGTACGCCGAAGCCCTCGGCAAGCTGGTGGAAGACGTCAAGCGCAACCAGCAGAAGCTGATCGACCTCGAGAAGGAAGTCGACCTCAAGGTCGCCGAGATCAAGGACGTCAACCGCCGCATGTCCATCGGCGAAGCGAAAGCCCGCCGGGCGAAGAAAGAGATGGTCGAGGCCAACCTGCGTCTCGTGATCTCCATCGCCAAGAAGTACACCAACCGCGGCCTGCAGTTCCTCGACCTGATCCAGGAAGGCAACATCGGCCTGATGAAGGCGGTGGACAAGTTCGAATACCGCCGCGGCTACAAGTTCTCGACCTACGCCACCTGGTGGATCCGCCAGGCGATCACCCGCTCGATCGCCGACCAGGCCCGCACCATCCGTATCCCGGTGCACATGATCGAGACCATCAACAAGCTCAACCGCATCTCCCGTCAGATGCTCCAGGAAATGGGCCGCGAGCCCACCCCGGAAGAGCTTGGCGAGCGCATGGAAATGCCCGAGGACAAGATCCGCAAGGTATTGAAGATCGCCAAAGAGCCGATCTCCATGGAAACCCCGATCGGCGACGACGAGGACTCCCACCTGGGCGACTTCATCGAGGACAGCACCATGCAGTCCCCGATCGACGTGGCCACGGTAGAAAGCCTCAAGGAAGCGACCCGCGAAGTACTGGCCGGCCTCACCGCCCGTGAAGCCAAGGTCCTGCGCATGCGCTTCGGCATCGACATGAATACCGACCACACCCTCGAGGAAGTCGGCAAGCAGTTCGATGTGACCCGCGAGCGGATCCGCCAGATCGAAGCCAAGGCGCTGCGCAAGCTGCGCCACCCGTCGCGAAGCGAGCATCTGCGCTCCTTCCTCGACGAGTGA
- the dnaG gene encoding DNA primase — protein sequence MAGLIPQGFIDDLLNRTDIVEVVSSRIQLKKTGKNYSARCPFHNEKTPSFSVSPDKQFYYCFGCGAGGNALGFVMDHDNLDFPQAVEELAKRAGMDVPREESGRGNRPRQPTDSPLYALLSAASDYYRQALKSHPTRKAAVDYLKGRGLSGEIARDFGLGFAPPGWDNLLKHLASDALQQKTMIDAGLLIENAESGKRYDRFRDRVMFPIRDNRGRIIAFGGRVLGDDKPKYLNSPETPVFHKGQELYGLYEARKNNRNLDEIMVVEGYMDVIALAQQGLRNAVATLGTATSEEHVRRLFRLVPSILFCFDGDQAGRKAAWRALEATLPSLEDGRRARFLFLPEGEDPDSLVRAEGTDAFRARITQHAQPLADYFFQQLKEEADPSSLEGKAHLVTLAAPLIDKVPGANLRTLMRQRLSEITGLNGEAIGQLSHDAPPPSSEPSHYPDDYHYGAPAGYESYGEPSQEHYFEPPARQQGDWQKGERKKGDWKKGGKPWDKKGGRDDFKRPPRTEIKVESPTLTALRTLLHHPNLAQKVENASHFAAEDDTYARLMVSLLEALQKNPKLRSLQLIARWHGTEQGRLLQALAEKEWLISSDNLEQQFFDTITRLSARQRERSLEQLLRKARQSELSAEEKDQLRDLLSRSPSPASTSPTGA from the coding sequence ATGGCCGGCCTGATCCCCCAAGGCTTCATCGACGATCTGCTGAACCGCACCGACATAGTCGAAGTGGTGAGTTCGCGCATCCAGCTGAAGAAGACCGGCAAGAACTACAGCGCCCGCTGCCCCTTCCATAACGAGAAGACGCCCTCCTTCAGCGTCAGCCCAGACAAGCAGTTCTACTACTGCTTCGGCTGCGGCGCCGGCGGCAACGCCCTCGGCTTCGTCATGGACCACGACAACCTGGACTTCCCCCAGGCCGTCGAGGAACTCGCCAAGCGCGCCGGGATGGACGTCCCACGTGAAGAAAGTGGTCGCGGCAACCGCCCGCGCCAACCCACGGACTCCCCCCTCTACGCCCTGCTCAGCGCCGCCTCGGACTACTACCGCCAGGCCCTGAAAAGCCACCCGACGCGCAAGGCGGCAGTGGACTACCTGAAGGGCCGCGGCCTGTCCGGCGAGATCGCCCGCGACTTCGGCCTGGGCTTCGCACCGCCGGGCTGGGACAACCTGCTCAAGCACCTGGCCAGCGACGCCCTGCAGCAGAAGACCATGATCGACGCCGGCCTGCTGATCGAGAACGCCGAGAGCGGCAAGCGCTACGACCGCTTCCGCGACCGGGTCATGTTCCCCATCCGCGACAACCGTGGCCGCATCATCGCCTTCGGCGGCCGGGTACTCGGTGACGACAAGCCCAAGTACCTGAACTCCCCCGAGACACCGGTCTTCCACAAGGGCCAGGAACTCTACGGCCTGTACGAGGCCCGCAAGAACAACCGCAACCTCGACGAAATCATGGTCGTCGAGGGCTACATGGACGTCATCGCCCTCGCCCAGCAAGGCCTGCGCAATGCCGTCGCCACCCTGGGCACCGCCACCAGCGAGGAACATGTCAGGCGCCTGTTCCGCCTCGTGCCCAGCATCCTGTTCTGCTTCGACGGCGACCAGGCCGGCCGCAAGGCTGCCTGGCGAGCACTCGAAGCCACCTTGCCGAGCCTGGAAGACGGGCGCCGCGCGCGCTTCCTGTTCCTTCCCGAAGGCGAGGACCCGGACAGCCTGGTGCGCGCCGAAGGCACCGACGCCTTCCGCGCCCGCATAACCCAGCACGCACAGCCCCTTGCCGACTATTTCTTCCAGCAACTGAAGGAAGAAGCCGACCCCAGCTCCCTGGAAGGCAAGGCACACCTGGTGACCCTGGCGGCACCGCTGATCGACAAGGTTCCCGGCGCCAACCTGCGTACACTCATGCGCCAGCGCCTGTCGGAAATCACCGGATTGAATGGTGAGGCGATCGGCCAACTGAGTCACGACGCACCGCCCCCCAGCAGCGAGCCGTCGCACTACCCCGACGACTACCACTACGGCGCCCCCGCCGGCTACGAAAGCTACGGCGAGCCGAGCCAGGAGCACTACTTCGAACCGCCCGCCCGGCAACAGGGTGACTGGCAGAAGGGTGAGCGCAAGAAAGGCGACTGGAAGAAAGGCGGCAAGCCCTGGGACAAGAAGGGTGGGCGCGACGATTTCAAGCGCCCGCCGCGTACCGAGATCAAGGTCGAGTCACCGACGCTGACCGCGCTGCGCACCCTTCTGCATCACCCGAACCTTGCCCAGAAGGTTGAAAATGCCAGCCATTTCGCGGCAGAAGACGACACGTACGCCCGCCTGATGGTGTCCCTGCTCGAAGCCCTGCAGAAGAACCCCAAGCTGCGCTCGCTGCAGCTCATCGCCCGCTGGCACGGCACCGAACAGGGCCGCCTGCTGCAGGCCCTGGCGGAAAAGGAATGGTTGATTTCGAGCGACAACCTTGAACAACAGTTTTTCGACACTATAACTAGGTTGTCGGCCCGCCAACGTGAGCGCAGCCTCGAACAACTGCTACGCAAAGCAAGGCAGAGCGAACTCAGCGCAGAGGAAAAAGACCAACTGCGCGACCTCCTCAGCCGCAGTCCATCTCCAGCCTCCACCAGCCCAACTGGCGCGTGA
- the rpsU gene encoding 30S ribosomal protein S21: protein MPAVKVKENEPFDVALRRFKRSCEKAGVLAEVRSREFYEKPTAERKRKAAAAVKRHAKKVQREQRRRERLY, encoded by the coding sequence ATGCCAGCCGTCAAAGTTAAAGAGAACGAACCCTTCGACGTAGCCCTGCGTCGCTTCAAGCGCTCCTGCGAAAAAGCCGGTGTACTGGCTGAAGTACGTAGCCGCGAGTTCTACGAGAAGCCCACTGCCGAGCGCAAGCGCAAAGCTGCTGCTGCAGTTAAGCGTCACGCCAAGAAAGTGCAGCGCGAACAGCGCCGCCGCGAGCGCCTGTACTGA
- the tsaD gene encoding tRNA (adenosine(37)-N6)-threonylcarbamoyltransferase complex transferase subunit TsaD produces MLVLGLETSCDETGVALYDSERGLLADALFSQIDLHRVYGGVVPELASRDHVKRMLPLLREVLDGAGCKPTDIDGIAYTSGPGLVGALLVGASCAQALAFAWGVPALGVHHMEGHLLAPMLEEQPPEFPFVALLVSGGHTQLVRVDGIGRYALLGESVDDAAGEAFDKTAKLIGLGYPGGPEIARLAESGVAGRFTFPRPMTDRPGLDFSFSGLKTFALNTWQQCRDAGDDGEQTRCDIALAFQQAVVETLVIKCRRALKQTGLKRLVIAGGVSANQALRQALEAMLAELQGNVFYARPRFCTDNGAMIAYAGCQRLKAGQQEGPAIAVQARWPMENLPAI; encoded by the coding sequence ATGCTAGTGCTGGGTCTGGAAACCTCTTGCGACGAGACCGGCGTCGCCCTCTACGACAGCGAACGCGGCCTGCTGGCCGATGCGCTGTTCAGTCAGATCGACCTGCACCGCGTCTATGGCGGTGTGGTGCCTGAGCTGGCATCCCGCGATCACGTCAAACGCATGCTGCCGCTGCTGCGGGAAGTGCTGGACGGCGCAGGCTGCAAGCCGACGGATATCGATGGCATCGCCTACACCTCGGGCCCCGGCCTGGTCGGCGCTCTGCTGGTCGGCGCCTCCTGTGCGCAAGCCCTGGCGTTCGCCTGGGGCGTGCCCGCATTGGGCGTGCACCATATGGAGGGCCATCTGCTGGCGCCCATGCTGGAAGAGCAGCCGCCGGAATTCCCGTTCGTCGCCTTGCTGGTTTCCGGCGGCCATACGCAGCTGGTGCGCGTCGATGGCATCGGCCGCTATGCGCTGCTCGGCGAGTCGGTGGATGACGCCGCCGGCGAGGCCTTCGACAAGACCGCCAAGCTGATCGGCCTGGGCTATCCGGGTGGCCCCGAGATCGCACGCCTGGCGGAGTCCGGCGTGGCGGGGCGCTTCACCTTCCCGCGCCCGATGACCGATCGCCCAGGCCTGGATTTCAGTTTCAGCGGCCTGAAGACTTTCGCCCTCAATACCTGGCAGCAGTGCCGCGATGCTGGGGACGACGGTGAGCAAACCCGTTGCGACATCGCTCTGGCGTTCCAGCAGGCGGTGGTCGAGACTCTCGTCATCAAGTGCCGCAGGGCCCTGAAGCAGACCGGCCTGAAGCGCCTGGTGATCGCCGGCGGTGTCAGCGCCAACCAGGCCCTGCGCCAGGCTTTGGAGGCGATGCTGGCCGAGCTCCAGGGCAACGTCTTCTATGCGCGTCCGCGCTTCTGCACCGACAACGGCGCGATGATCGCCTACGCCGGTTGCCAGCGCCTGAAGGCCGGGCAGCAGGAAGGCCCTGCGATCGCCGTGCAGGCTCGTTGGCCGATGGAAAACCTGCCGGCCATCTGA
- the plsY gene encoding glycerol-3-phosphate 1-O-acyltransferase PlsY, producing the protein MFWLLAILAYLLGSLSFAILLSRVFGTADPRELGSGNPGATNMLRVAGKKLAILTLLGDLLKGLVPVLVAYLIGLGIQKQAWIGLAAVLGHLYPLYFRFRGGKGVATAAGMLLGLYPPAALLAVAAWALTFALTRTSSLAALIATPLTLPLLAWQKPGALLPMAVLCCLIVWRHRGNLRDLFAGRERHF; encoded by the coding sequence ATGTTCTGGCTGCTGGCGATCCTCGCCTACCTGCTCGGCTCGCTGTCCTTCGCCATCCTGCTCAGCCGGGTGTTCGGCACCGCCGACCCGCGCGAACTGGGTTCAGGCAACCCGGGCGCCACCAACATGCTGCGCGTGGCGGGCAAGAAGCTCGCGATCCTCACCCTGCTCGGCGACCTGCTCAAAGGCCTCGTGCCCGTGCTGGTCGCCTACCTGATCGGGCTCGGCATCCAGAAACAGGCCTGGATCGGCCTCGCCGCCGTGCTCGGGCATCTCTACCCGCTGTACTTCCGCTTCCGTGGCGGCAAGGGCGTCGCCACTGCCGCCGGCATGCTGCTCGGGCTCTATCCCCCGGCCGCCCTGCTGGCGGTTGCGGCCTGGGCGCTGACGTTCGCCCTCACCCGTACCAGTTCGCTCGCGGCCTTGATCGCGACACCGCTGACCCTGCCGCTGCTGGCCTGGCAGAAGCCAGGCGCATTGCTGCCGATGGCCGTGCTCTGCTGCCTGATCGTCTGGCGACACCGCGGCAATCTACGCGACCTTTTCGCCGGACGCGAACGACATTTCTGA
- the folB gene encoding dihydroneopterin aldolase produces the protein MDTVFIEGLEVDTVIGAYDWERSIRQCLRLDLQMGWDNRLAAAGDELAHALDYASVSQRIQAFAADSQFQLVETFAERLVALLMAEFQIPWVRLKLHKPGAVPAASSVGVEIERGCR, from the coding sequence GTGGACACGGTTTTCATCGAGGGTCTTGAAGTCGATACCGTCATCGGTGCGTACGACTGGGAGCGGAGCATTCGCCAGTGCCTGCGCCTGGACCTGCAGATGGGCTGGGACAACCGCCTGGCCGCCGCAGGCGATGAACTGGCCCATGCGCTGGACTACGCCTCGGTGTCCCAGCGCATCCAGGCGTTCGCTGCCGACTCCCAGTTCCAGTTGGTGGAAACCTTCGCCGAGCGGCTGGTGGCCCTGCTGATGGCTGAATTCCAGATTCCCTGGGTGCGCCTGAAGCTGCACAAGCCCGGCGCGGTTCCCGCTGCCAGCAGCGTTGGCGTGGAGATCGAACGCGGATGCCGCTGA
- the folK gene encoding 2-amino-4-hydroxy-6-hydroxymethyldihydropteridine diphosphokinase has product MPLTPVLLGLGSNIGREEHLEAGLDALAGFLHNIRCSPVFESQPVGIKSGPFYNLVVAADTDLPLMELDRRLKFIEADNGRYAPDRKGLPLDIDVLLYGDLVGSFDGLVLPRAEVLKNAFVLWPLALVVPDRLHPGEGRSFAELWATAQIQQQLWPVPFAWRGRPLTPDDLLQAFPAPSL; this is encoded by the coding sequence ATGCCGCTGACTCCGGTTCTGCTGGGCCTGGGCAGCAACATCGGGCGTGAGGAACACCTGGAAGCCGGCCTCGACGCGCTGGCCGGTTTCCTCCATAACATCCGGTGCTCGCCGGTATTCGAAAGCCAGCCGGTGGGCATCAAGAGCGGCCCCTTCTACAACCTGGTGGTGGCCGCCGACACCGACCTGCCGCTGATGGAGCTGGACCGCCGTCTCAAGTTCATCGAGGCCGACAACGGTCGCTACGCGCCAGACCGCAAGGGCCTGCCGCTGGACATCGATGTGCTGCTCTATGGCGATCTGGTCGGCAGCTTCGATGGCTTGGTGCTGCCCCGTGCCGAGGTGCTGAAGAACGCATTCGTGCTCTGGCCCTTGGCACTGGTGGTGCCCGACCGCCTGCACCCGGGTGAAGGACGAAGCTTCGCGGAGTTGTGGGCGACGGCGCAGATCCAGCAACAGCTGTGGCCGGTGCCCTTCGCGTGGCGGGGGCGCCCGTTGACCCCCGACGACCTGCTTCAGGCCTTCCCCGCGCCTTCCTTGTAG